The nucleotide sequence TAAGTAAAATAACAGGGATAATATCTTTGGCAATATTAATATTAAATTCTATATTTTTATATAAATATTCTGAACTCATTAGTCCTCCTCTTTAATTACAATAAAAATAAATATTATAATAATATATTACTCTAAACAACCGAAAGTGTCAAGTAAAGTAAGGAATTATCAAAAAATAAAAAAGAGACTATTAAAAAATTTTTAATAATCTCTTAAAAAATTAATTATTTTGCTTTTTTACAAGATTTTCTTTTTTTAGGAGTAGCTTCTAAAGCTTTTGTATAGTCATCAATTCTTTTATTAAAAGTAGATGCTGGCTTAAAGTTTACTCTATATTTTGTTTCAGTCATTAAAGTGTCCCCAGTTTTTGGATTTCTTCCAACTCTTCCTTTTAATATTCTTTTTTCAAAATTTCCAAATTTTCTTAAGATTACTAAATCATCTTTTTCCATAGCAACTCTAACGGCTTCCATAAATAGTTCAACTTGTTGAGAAGCTGCTGTAAAGCTTTCAATGTTACCTAACTCCTGATAAAGTGCTACGAAATCCTTTTTTTTCATCATATATAATTTCCCCCTGTTAAAATATAATTTTAGAACATTTCAAAAAGTTCTTTTTTTATTAAATAATACCATATTTTTAACAAAAATAGAAGAGTAAAAAATAAAATTTATCAAAAAAATTATAAAAAGGCAAAAAAACTTTATTATTATAGGGGGATATGGTAGAATGATAGATGAAATAGAGAAAAAATTAGTAAAAAGGAGAGTGAAATATGATTGGAGCATTTTTTGATATTGACGGAACAATTTATAGAAATTCTCTTCTGACAGAACATTTTAAGAAAATGATAAAAT is from Fusobacterium perfoetens and encodes:
- a CDS encoding HU family DNA-binding protein, with the protein product MMKKKDFVALYQELGNIESFTAASQQVELFMEAVRVAMEKDDLVILRKFGNFEKRILKGRVGRNPKTGDTLMTETKYRVNFKPASTFNKRIDDYTKALEATPKKRKSCKKAK